Sequence from the Symbiopectobacterium purcellii genome:
GTAAACAAAACCTGTCTTCTTTATTATCTCTAAATATGTTCAAGAAATGCACTTAGCGTAAGTTATCATTTCGTTGGATTTTCCTCACATAAAACTAAATTTTTCAGGTGGTTAATTGCTTAACGTGGTTTTTTACACGAGTGGACCTCAAACCCCGCATCCAACTCTCCAGAGCGGAACCTACATTTCGGCTAAATCGTTCTTCGATGCGCCATTTTTTTGCGTATATGACTTATCAACATAAAACTGCAAGAGGTTATCTCTCTTAACCAACACCCGGACGCGTTAAAAAGCGCAAATCGGCCCGGATTTAAAGCGCAATGATCCTTTTAAACCCCCACTCGATCTCTCTATTAAAAACATATGTTTTCTCTCCATTAAAAAAAAACCTATTCAGAAGCTGTCCTGTGGACAGCAATAATGACCGCCCTTTCAGCGAGCTACGCTCGCGACGGTTCGGATAAATGGTCGCTATGCTCCCAATAGTTAGCACCCGCCAAAGGCGGGCAATAGCTTCAGCTAACCCATAACCATCTATTGCGTCAAAAATGACTTCGATTCTGAGCTATTAAGCCTCTAAACGGCTGTTCCCGCTGGTCACATCCGTTAAGACCCCGGAAATCACGCTCAGAACGTCGCATAGCGCCGTCCTGACCGCTCACCGGGGCTTCGGCCTTAACTTAGAAACAAAATCGCTGTGAGAACGTTATGCTTTGCAGGGAGGGGGGTTATTCGGTTCATTTTCAATGGCGTAACCGGCTGCGCCGGGTTCAGGCGCGGATATAATCACAGAGCTCTATGTGAGAACCTTGCCGCGCCTCCATGCGCTACGCGCATACCCGGACAGGCTGCGCACTGCTCGCCAGTCTTACGTACGTTTTCGGGGTAATGGGAGCGAAGCTGCAATATGACGACATTTGTGGTATACAGGAGTGAAATCACCAGCATCTTCTGATAGTTACAGATATCGGAGTACATATGGATAACTGGCAGGATAAAACTGAATGGAAAGATTTCTGGTTGTTGACTCCTGAGCAAGTTCCCCTGTTGTCTGGTATGACCGATAAGGGCCGTCTCGGATTTGCCATTCAGTTGAAGTTTATGGAGATGTACGGACGATTTCCTTCGTCAGGCAAGGATGTCAGCATGGATGTTATTCAGTATCTTGCTCAACAGCTCGGTCTTTCTGGTGATCTTTTTTCTTCATATGAACCACTGGATCGGCAGGGGTTGCGGCATCGCCAGACGATCCGAAAGTTACTCGGCTATCGCCCTTCTGCTGACAGTGATCTCCGGCAGCTTTTCGACTGGTTGTGCGCTGAGGTTTTACCCCTGGATCCGAAAGCACACCACGCACGGGAAGCTGCTTTTGACTGGTTTCGCGAGCAACGCACAGAGCCTCCTGCAAAAGCACATCTTGAGCGGGTTATTCGTTCGGCAACATACCATTATGAAGAGACTCTTTTAAGCTCTATTTACAACAGACTCACCGACAACCATAAATCTGTAATCAAGAAATTATTACCCGACAAGAAAAAAGAAACAGATGATGACTCTGATAATAAAGAAAATATATTCAGCATAATAAAAAAGGAGCCGGGAAAACCCAGCCTCGATAATATTCTCTTTGTTATTTCACAACTCACAGCCCTTGATGAACTGGGGCTGAATGCTGATTTGGTCCGGGGCATACCACCCAAATTTATTGAAATATATCGTCAGCGCTGCGCTGCCGAATCCGTCAGGGAAATCCGGCGCCACCCGGTCAGTATTCGTTATCCCATGATTATCATGTACTGCTGGCGACGTCGGCAACAGCTGACCGATGCCCTGACTGAAATGCTGATGCAGTTGATCCACAACCTCGGAACGCGGGCTGAAAAGAAAGTGGATAAAAAACAGTTTGCGGCTTTTAAAAAAGTCAGAGGAAAAGCAAAATTGCTCTTCCGGATGGCTGAAGCAACAGCGGATCAACCTGATGGTGTCATCAAAGAGGTGGTTTATCCCGTTGTTGCACAGCGAACGCTGCAACGTCTTGTGGAAGAGTTTAATACGCTGGGAAGCGATCCTGAACTTGAAGTCCATGAGTCTATCCGGGCATCTTATGGTGCTCATTATCGCCGGATGCTGCTCCCCGTGCTGGATCAGCTTGATTTCCAGTCCGGTAATCACCTGTACCGTCCCGTGATTGACGCTATTAATAATTTCAGTACGTTTAACTGATGATGAGTATCAGCCTTTTAAAGATCTGCTGGAGCATACGGAAATCGGCAAGTCAGAATTTTTCCGCGCGCTAATTCTCAACCGGATTGCCTCGCTTCCGTCTAAACCAAAAGTAACTACAGACTACAAGCGTTGCTTATTTTACTTAGCTAAAACAAGCAACAACTTTAACCAGATTGCGCATCGTCTGAACACTGATAATGCTAAAGGTATTATATCAGAAACCTTATATAAAAAATTACTCAATGCGCTTATTGGTATCAGAGAAACCTTGCAGGATATAACTAAATGATCACCCGGTATGGTGGCGGCAATGACGGGATAGCCGAGTATCTGGAGAGCGGCAGAAAAGCTGAAAGGGAATATACCCGTGACGAACTGGATCATCGTCTGATACTGGACGGCGATTTGCAAACGACGAATAAAGTTATTCATAGCATTGAGGATAAAGGGCAGGAGCGTTATCTGCATATTACTCTTTCCTTTAAAGAATCGGAGATAAGCGACGAAACGCTTAAAGCTGTCACGCAGGAATATAAAACGTTATTTATGAATGCTTATCATGAGGATGAATACTGTTTTTATGCCGAGGCGCATTTACCCAAGATAAAAAATCTGGTTGATAACCGTACGGGAGAACTGATTGAACGAAAACCACATATTCATATTGTGATCCCAAGAACAAATCTTGTAACTGAAAGGTCTATGAATCCAAGAGGTGATTTAACAAACTCTAAAACACAAGAGCAGTTAGATGCCATTCAGGAGCATATCAATAACAAATATGGGTTGATTAGCCCGAAAGATGGCGTTCGCGTGAGTGATGAAAATTATGCTAATGTATTATCTCGCGTTAAAGGCGACTTATACCGTGAGCGAAACAATGAAACCAAACGTGAGATATTTTCCAGAATAACCAGTGAAAATGTCAAATCGGCTGATGAATTTAACAACCTACTAAAAAATTACGGTGACGTTAAAATTCGTAATGAAGGTAAACCGACTGAATATTTCGCAGTGAAATTTGAGGGTGATGTTAAATTTACCAATCTCAAAATCCCATTATTCAGCCGTAGATTCATCGAAAGTCGACAATTACCTCTGGTAAAGCCTACGCCAGATCAAACAGAACGGAATCTCAGTACATGGCTGGATAAGGCCAGCCATGAAATTAAGCATATCTTTCCTAAGTCTGAAAAGCTACGGAACGTATATAAATCTATGAATGCCTCAGATAAAGCGGCATTCCTACATACCAGGATTGATGACTATGACAAACAATACAAACTTGACAAAAAAAATACTGAACGAGCGCGAGGACGGACGAGCAGTAACAAGTTTAGTCCTCAATCAGCTACCAGACTTGATAGAATTAAAACAAGAGTTGGCCTGCCACATATGCCCCAACGCGGTCTGGTTCGAGGAATCAGCGGTAGGGGAAAACCGCCCGAATCTGTCAGTATATTGTCGCATAATGAACAGTATAATCTGGCAGAGCGAATGGAAACCCGACAACATTCTGATGAAAAAATGCGACGGGATTCTGATAGACGACTCACAGAACGAGGAATAAAAACAGTTGAGCTGTCCTCCGTTCTGCATGAGTCTCTTTATAAGAAGCTTAATGCTGATGCGGAAAAAAATGAAATCCAAATTATGTCTGGTATACGCCGTGATATTGACCATGAACGATTCTTATCCGCAGCCTCAATAAAATACAACATTAAGACCGAAGACCACGCAGTTAGTCATGCTAAAGATGGTTCCCCCCGTTTTGCTGTCGAGAAAAGGAATCTCAATGCCTCAGACTTTCTGACTAAATATCTTAATTTATCCTGGAAGGATGCTAAAGAGTTCCTGCTTGAAACCTATTCTCAACAATTAGAAAATAAACCATTCGAAAAAGGAAAAATCACATCAAAGCTAAACTTTGAACAATCGAAACAGCGGTTCTTGTCAATAAAAGAATCAAATAAATCTTTGCGTGAAGTTATACGATTTGAAAAAATAAACTTGTATAATGAATTGCGTGAAATGAGAAAGCAGCTCTTCTCTATTTCAAAAGAAAATAGGGAGGTTGCTAAGGGTTTACTGATATATAAAAAATTAACCACGCTTGAAAGACTAAATGATTTGTCGTCTCAGGGACGTGATTTCATTAGTCAGTACCATAAAAATTGGAATGAGGATAAAGATAATATGAAAGCTTTAGATAAACTTAAAAACTATCTCAATCATGAAGATGAAAATAGCATATCTCAGGCTGAGAATAATTTTTCTTTAGAAAAAGCTGTCGAAGCACAGCGGCGATTACAGGAACTTCAGAAAAAAAATAGTCGCTTAAAAGATCTGGTTATGGATAAGCGAGAAGATAAAATAATTTACCGTGATCAGAAAACGGAAGCACCTGTATTCACAGATAAAGGTGATTTCATCGTTTCAGGAAAAAGTCCTTCGAATGAAGAGATCGGCGTTATGCTTGAATATTCCCAGGAAAAATTTGGCGGTGTTCTCAGGCTATCTGGCTCAGATGAATTCAAAAAACAGTGTGCGCAAATTGCCGCTGAAAAAAATATGAATCTTATTCTGCGACCAGAGCAGTTCCAAAAAATAATGCTGGAAGCCAAGAACGAACTGGCGGCCAGCCGTGAGCAGGCACCTGTTGTTGAAAAAGAGCAAGCGGTAAAACAGGCAGAAGTTAAACAAGGTGTATCTGATCTGCAGCAATCTCCCGCTGAAACAAAACAGGCTTACAAAAATGATGTTATGGCCGTCAATGAACCGACCACCTACGTTTATTTTGTCAAATTCAATA
This genomic interval carries:
- a CDS encoding plasmid mobilization protein; this encodes MTLLIISVRLTDDEYQPFKDLLEHTEIGKSEFFRALILNRIASLPSKPKVTTDYKRCLFYLAKTSNNFNQIAHRLNTDNAKGIISETLYKKLLNALIGIRETLQDITK